A genomic segment from Glycine max cultivar Williams 82 chromosome 1, Glycine_max_v4.0, whole genome shotgun sequence encodes:
- the LOC100787307 gene encoding alcohol dehydrogenase-like 4: MEDPEVIIGSLNPNDTRGKTVTCKAAVAYGPGEPFVVERVLVHPPQKMEVRIKILFTSICHTDLSAWQGENEAQRAYPRIFGHEASGIVESVGEGVNDMKEGDLVVPIFNGECGDCKYCKCEKTNMCERFGVDPMKKVMASDGATRFSTMDGKPIFHFLNTSTFTEYTVVDSACVVKIHVDGDGDLNPYIKRLTLLSCGVSTGVGAAWNTADVHFGSAVAVFGLGAVGLSVAEGARARGASKIIGVDINSDKFIKARAMGITDFINPRDDEKPVYERIREMTCGGVHYSFECTGNLNVLRDAFLSAHEGWGLTVILGIHPSPQLLPIHPMELFQGRRIVGSVFGGFKGKTQLPHFAKECMDGVVKLDDFITHELPIEEINKAFDLLTVGKSLRCLLHF, from the exons ATGGAAGATCCAGAGGTTATTATTGGGAGCTTGAATCCAAATGATACCAGGGGAAAGACCGTTACTTGCAAAG ctgcCGTGGCATATGGTCCTGGAGAGCCCTTTGTGGTGGAACGTGTTCTTGTTCATCCTCCTCAGAAAATGGAGGTTCGAATCAAGATCCTCTTCACTTCAATCTGCCACACCGATCTCAGTGCTTGGCAAGGCgag AATGAGGCTCAACGTGCATATCCTCGGATTTTCGGCCATGAAGCTTCCGG GATTGTGGAGAGTGTGGGTGAAGGAGTAAATGACATGAAAGAAGGGGACTTGGTGGTGCCAATTTTCAATGGGGAATGTGGGGATTGTAAATATTGCAAGTGTGAGAAAACCAACATGTGTGAGAGATTTGGGGTGGATCCTATGAAGAAGGTGATGGCTAGTGATGGTGCCACTAGGTTTTCTACAATGGATGGAAAACCCATCTTCCATTTCTTGAACACTTCAACTTTCACGGAGTACACGGTGGTGGATTCAGCATGCGTCGTCAAGATTCACGTTGATGGCGATGGCGACCTCAATCCCTACATTAAAAGACTTACCTTACTCAGTTGTGGTGTATCTACGG GTGTTGGAGCTGCTTGGAATACCGCTGATGTGCATTTTGGTTCAGCTGTAGCTGTCTTTGGTTTAGGTGCTGTGGGTCTCTCT GTAGCAGAAGGGGCACGAGCCAGAGGTGCATCCAAAATAATAGGCGTGGACATCAATTCTGACAAATTTATCAAAG CCCGAGCAATGGGCATCACTGACTTCATAAATCCAAGGGATGATGAGAAGCCAGTATATGAG AGGATCAGGGAAATGACTTGTGGAGGTGTGCACTATAGTTTTGAATGTACTGGAAATTTAAACGTTCTAAGGGATGCCTTCTTGTCAGCTCATGAG GGTTGGGGATTGACTGTGATATTAGGGATTCATCCATCACCACAATTGCTTCCCATCCACCCAATGGAGTTGTTCCAAGGTCGCAGAATAGTAGGATCAGTTTTTGGAGGCTTCAAAGGGAAGACTCAATTGCCACATTTTGCCAAAGAATGCATGGATGGA GTGGTGAAGTTGGATGATTTTATCACTCACGAGCTTCCAATCGAGGAGATAAACAAGGCCTTTGATCTTTTAACCGTCGGAAAGTCACTGAGATGTCTTCTACACTTCTAA